One window of Desulfobacca acetoxidans DSM 11109 genomic DNA carries:
- a CDS encoding four helix bundle protein produces MIIENSKPHRKLDAWRKAMQLVENIYRVTEAFPAGEKFGLTAQIRRAAVSVPSNIAEGAADRTVQQFYNYLSNCIGSLNELDTQLEIAFRLRYLTEKDFIEINALLDDCLAVTFGLKKHLAKRARG; encoded by the coding sequence ATGATAATAGAAAATTCCAAACCACATCGGAAACTTGACGCCTGGCGGAAAGCCATGCAGTTAGTTGAAAATATTTATCGAGTTACAGAGGCCTTCCCTGCCGGAGAGAAATTCGGCCTGACCGCTCAAATCCGCCGGGCTGCTGTCTCTGTGCCATCCAACATCGCGGAAGGCGCGGCGGACCGCACTGTCCAGCAATTTTATAACTATCTTTCGAACTGCATCGGCTCGCTCAATGAATTGGACACCCAACTCGAAATTGCCTTTCGCTTAAGGTATCTAACAGAAAAGGATTTCATTGAAATAAATGCCTTGCTGGATGACTGCCTGGCAGTTACCTTCGGCCTGAAAAAACACCTTGCCAAGAGAGCCAGGGGATAA
- the cas1 gene encoding CRISPR-associated endonuclease Cas1 → MSILYLTDQGATLTKKGNRLVIEKKGNLVHWVHAFKVEQVVVMGQVQLSPGAIAFLLQEGIDTVFLSYYGKYRGRLISEFGKNIELRRRQFQKLDDPGIRLALARSYVKGKLNNCRIFLRRQNQGLNQADLTNTIHQLRRLANQADACDSIESLMGMEGAGAASYFGCFQHLFRVDDITFSGRNRRPPQDPVNVLLSLGYTLLANVVQTQVHVAGLDPYLGCLHSVEYGRPSLVLDLMEEFRPVLVDAVVVQVVNKRIIRSTDFYRPEDREPAAFDFAETESRRENYPILLVHTGMKKFITHFEARLQQKVLYLPSGRRLTYRQICLEQVRALVRFLNDGSAYLPFSYR, encoded by the coding sequence ATGTCCATACTTTATCTCACCGATCAAGGCGCCACGCTTACCAAAAAGGGCAACCGCCTGGTCATTGAAAAAAAAGGGAATCTTGTCCATTGGGTGCACGCCTTCAAGGTGGAGCAGGTCGTGGTCATGGGGCAGGTCCAGCTTTCTCCCGGCGCCATCGCCTTTCTGTTGCAGGAAGGCATCGATACGGTTTTTCTGTCATACTATGGCAAATACCGCGGCCGTCTTATCTCGGAGTTTGGCAAGAATATCGAACTACGGCGCCGACAGTTTCAGAAGCTGGACGATCCCGGCATTCGGTTGGCCCTGGCCCGGTCCTATGTCAAGGGCAAGCTCAATAATTGCCGGATTTTTCTGCGCCGTCAGAATCAGGGATTGAATCAGGCCGACCTGACCAATACCATCCATCAGCTCCGCCGCTTGGCCAACCAAGCGGATGCCTGCGACAGCATCGAGAGCCTCATGGGCATGGAAGGGGCCGGGGCGGCCAGCTACTTCGGATGCTTTCAGCACCTTTTCCGGGTGGATGACATCACCTTTTCGGGCCGCAACCGCCGCCCGCCGCAGGACCCGGTGAACGTGCTGTTAAGTCTGGGGTATACGCTCCTGGCCAACGTGGTGCAGACCCAGGTGCATGTAGCCGGTCTAGATCCCTACCTGGGCTGCCTGCATAGTGTGGAATATGGCCGGCCGTCTTTAGTGTTGGACCTCATGGAGGAATTTCGCCCTGTCCTGGTGGATGCCGTGGTGGTGCAGGTGGTCAACAAACGGATTATTCGGTCCACCGATTTCTACCGCCCTGAAGACCGGGAGCCGGCGGCTTTTGATTTTGCCGAAACCGAGTCCCGCCGGGAGAACTACCCCATTCTCCTGGTCCATACCGGTATGAAAAAATTTATCACCCATTTTGAGGCCCGCCTACAACAAAAAGTCCTCTACCTGCCATCCGGCCGGCGCCTGACCTACCGGCAGATCTGCCTGGAACAGGTGCGCGCCCTGGTCCGCTTCCTTAACGACGGCTCTGCTTATCTCCCTTTCTCGTACCGCTGA
- the cas2 gene encoding CRISPR-associated endonuclease Cas2, which translates to MFITISYDITDNRRRQRLAKMLSNYGHRVQKSVFECRLDDRQYLKLKKGIEEIIDWDDDSVRYYFLCQHCTDNIEISGWGVVRDDEDVIVV; encoded by the coding sequence ATGTTTATAACCATCTCCTATGATATTACCGACAACCGCCGCCGCCAGCGTTTGGCCAAGATGCTGAGCAATTACGGCCACCGGGTGCAGAAAAGCGTTTTTGAATGCCGTCTAGACGACCGGCAGTATTTAAAATTGAAGAAGGGCATCGAGGAGATCATAGACTGGGATGATGACAGCGTGCGGTATTATTTTCTCTGCCAACATTGCACGGACAACATCGAAATCAGCGGTTGGGGTGTGGTCCGGGATGATGAAGACGTGATCGTGGTGTAA
- a CDS encoding four helix bundle protein, with translation MIAWQKARELAKAVYLVATKGELSRDFGFRDQIRRSAVSVMANLAEGFERGRRTEFHQFISIAKSSCAELRSHLYLALDIGYLDQETFTRLHAMTEELSRILGGLRASVEKQKG, from the coding sequence TTGATTGCTTGGCAGAAGGCTCGGGAGCTGGCGAAGGCGGTGTACCTGGTTGCCACTAAGGGAGAATTGTCTCGGGATTTTGGGTTTCGGGATCAGATCAGGCGGTCGGCCGTATCAGTCATGGCCAATTTGGCGGAAGGGTTTGAACGGGGCCGACGGACCGAATTCCATCAGTTTATTTCCATTGCCAAATCCTCTTGCGCCGAATTACGGTCGCATCTCTATCTCGCCCTTGATATTGGCTATCTTGATCAAGAAACATTTACCCGGCTGCATGCCATGACCGAGGAACTCTCCCGCATTTTAGGAGGTCTCCGGGCGTCCGTGGAGAAGCAGAAGGGTTGA
- a CDS encoding four helix bundle protein encodes MIAWQKARELAKGVYLVATKGELSRDFGFRDQIRRSAVSVMANLAEGFERGRRTEFHQFISIAEDLH; translated from the coding sequence TTGATTGCTTGGCAGAAGGCTCGGGAGCTGGCGAAGGGGGTGTACCTGGTTGCCACGAAGGGGGAATTGTCTCGGGATTTTGGGTTTCGGGATCAGATCAGGCGGTCGGCCGTATCAGTCATGGCCAATTTGGCGGAAGGGTTTGAACGGGGCCGACGGACCGAATTCCATCAGTTTATTTCCATTGCTGAAGATCTACACTGA
- a CDS encoding acetate--CoA ligase family protein, giving the protein MRNINSLTPVFCPRSVAVIGASTVAGKLGHDILYNLIHAGFPGPIYPINPKADQVLGLAAYKQIGDAPSSPDLAVIVIPARAVAGAIEQCGQAGVKGAIVITGGFAEAGEEGEKLQEELAQAARRHNVRVIGPNCQGINNPHHNLCASWPLLTTRGAMAFISQSGTVGAALMDWASQELLGVSVFVSLGNRADIDEADAIQYFNQDPHTKVIALYIEGVKRPVYFLDALAEATKPVVILKAGRTKQGRLAAESHTKSLAGQDAVYDAIFRKYKVHRAETIEELYDFAKGLAYLSKPRGRRLLNITSSGGAAILAIDAAERLGFQLPPPSPVLQAKLREIVPPHCAVGNPVDLTGDVMSDPGLYAKVIDASRVEYDNLVVIFGDPVPGAHQIVTPNAQELVIFLGGAEVERQEVPLIHRRGIPVFPTPERGLGALHQFFRFEPMPTVGPIEPSAIQELSLVPPSEAAALLAKHGIPVAACPLATTADEAVTLAAQFDSPVALKIWSPDLPHKTDVGGVRLNLTTEDEIRSECQDLVKTALTHVPWARIDGVTVSPMAKPGGMEVILGILTDPQYGSTLMFGLGGVFTEIYRDVQFCLLPAADEELWELIRSIKGYPLLAGARGFPPLDQEALLLTMKALARVATSNPQLDQIELNPLLVYERGVFAVDARMYSRVSS; this is encoded by the coding sequence ATGCGTAATATCAACAGCCTAACACCTGTTTTTTGTCCACGCAGTGTCGCGGTCATCGGCGCCTCTACGGTGGCGGGCAAACTCGGCCATGATATTCTCTATAACCTGATTCATGCCGGTTTTCCCGGGCCTATCTATCCTATCAATCCCAAGGCCGACCAGGTCCTGGGGCTGGCAGCCTATAAACAGATCGGCGACGCACCCAGCTCCCCGGACCTGGCCGTTATTGTCATCCCGGCCCGCGCCGTCGCCGGGGCTATAGAACAGTGCGGTCAGGCCGGGGTCAAAGGTGCCATTGTCATCACCGGTGGTTTTGCCGAAGCCGGGGAGGAGGGGGAAAAACTTCAGGAGGAGTTGGCCCAAGCCGCCAGGCGTCATAACGTCCGGGTCATTGGCCCCAACTGCCAGGGTATCAACAACCCGCACCATAACCTCTGCGCTTCCTGGCCGCTGTTGACCACCAGGGGCGCCATGGCCTTTATCTCCCAGAGCGGTACTGTGGGGGCGGCCTTGATGGATTGGGCTTCCCAGGAACTACTGGGCGTCAGCGTCTTCGTCAGCCTGGGCAACCGGGCCGATATCGATGAGGCCGACGCCATTCAGTATTTTAATCAGGATCCCCATACCAAGGTCATTGCCTTGTATATCGAAGGAGTAAAACGGCCCGTCTATTTTCTGGATGCCTTGGCCGAGGCTACCAAACCGGTGGTCATCCTCAAGGCTGGCCGCACCAAACAAGGCCGTCTGGCGGCTGAATCCCATACCAAGTCTCTGGCCGGTCAAGACGCAGTCTATGACGCCATCTTCCGCAAGTACAAGGTGCACCGGGCCGAGACGATTGAAGAGCTATACGACTTTGCCAAGGGTCTGGCCTATCTTTCCAAACCCCGTGGCCGTCGGCTGCTCAATATCACCAGCTCCGGGGGGGCTGCTATCCTGGCCATTGATGCGGCGGAAAGGTTAGGCTTCCAACTGCCGCCGCCTTCGCCCGTCCTCCAGGCGAAGCTCAGGGAGATAGTGCCGCCGCACTGTGCCGTGGGTAATCCCGTGGACCTCACCGGCGATGTCATGAGCGATCCGGGCCTCTATGCCAAGGTCATCGACGCTTCCCGGGTGGAATATGACAACCTCGTAGTTATCTTTGGCGATCCGGTTCCTGGCGCCCACCAGATCGTTACCCCAAACGCTCAGGAACTGGTGATTTTTTTAGGCGGGGCCGAGGTGGAACGTCAGGAGGTCCCGCTCATACATCGGCGAGGTATTCCCGTCTTTCCGACGCCGGAACGGGGTCTGGGAGCCCTGCATCAGTTTTTCCGCTTTGAGCCAATGCCAACCGTGGGACCGATTGAGCCTTCTGCCATTCAGGAACTAAGCCTGGTTCCGCCGAGTGAAGCTGCCGCCCTCTTGGCCAAACACGGAATTCCGGTGGCCGCCTGTCCCTTGGCCACCACTGCCGATGAGGCCGTAACCCTGGCGGCACAGTTCGACAGCCCGGTGGCCTTGAAAATCTGGTCTCCTGACCTGCCCCACAAAACCGATGTGGGCGGAGTGCGTCTCAATCTCACCACCGAGGACGAGATCCGCTCGGAGTGTCAAGACTTGGTCAAAACCGCCCTTACCCATGTTCCCTGGGCTCGCATCGACGGCGTCACCGTCTCGCCCATGGCCAAACCGGGAGGGATGGAGGTTATTTTAGGTATCCTGACCGATCCCCAATACGGCTCCACCCTGATGTTCGGTTTGGGGGGCGTCTTCACCGAGATCTACCGGGATGTACAGTTCTGCCTGCTGCCGGCGGCGGATGAGGAACTCTGGGAGTTGATCCGCTCAATTAAAGGCTATCCCTTGCTGGCGGGTGCCCGGGGATTTCCCCCTTTGGACCAGGAGGCCTTGTTGCTGACCATGAAGGCCCTCGCCCGGGTGGCTACCTCGAATCCCCAGTTGGACCAGATCGAGCTCAACCCGCTCCTGGTCTATGAACGAGGCGTTTTCGCCGTAGATGCAAGGATGTACAGCCGGGTGAGTAGTTGA